A DNA window from Chthonomonas sp. contains the following coding sequences:
- a CDS encoding cytochrome c3 family protein codes for MPNIFKPSSNSAAKLSLLLGLAAPVLGLGIGSAVSRSSANTGVGVALDQPIPFSHKHHADELGIDCRYCHTSVEISAKAGLPQTETCMTCHSQIWTNSPLLDPIRKSYETGKPIKWNLVNKAPEFVYFNHSLHIDRGVNCNNCHGAIQKMHITAKGRPFHMVWCLECHREPEKYLYKDKTQPNLSPRQQVFNLYQKVQLDRNPAEWSAPERNLAKGLEQKGGDIEEGKKIVLERGLKKAQMEDCSVCHY; via the coding sequence ATGCCTAACATTTTTAAGCCAAGTTCGAACTCTGCGGCCAAGCTCAGCTTGCTGCTGGGTCTTGCGGCGCCAGTCCTCGGTTTGGGGATTGGTTCCGCCGTCAGTCGGTCCTCGGCCAACACGGGGGTCGGCGTCGCGCTGGACCAACCGATTCCGTTTAGCCACAAGCACCACGCCGACGAGCTCGGCATCGACTGCCGCTACTGCCACACGTCGGTGGAAATCTCCGCCAAGGCCGGTTTGCCTCAAACCGAAACCTGTATGACGTGCCACTCGCAAATTTGGACGAACAGCCCGCTCCTTGACCCTATCCGCAAGAGCTACGAAACCGGCAAGCCGATCAAGTGGAACCTGGTCAACAAGGCGCCCGAGTTTGTTTACTTCAACCACAGCCTGCACATCGATCGCGGCGTCAACTGCAATAACTGCCACGGCGCGATTCAGAAAATGCACATCACGGCCAAGGGTCGCCCGTTCCACATGGTCTGGTGCTTGGAGTGCCACCGCGAGCCGGAGAAGTACCTGTACAAGGACAAGACTCAACCCAACTTGAGCCCGCGACAGCAAGTGTTTAACCTCTACCAAAAGGTCCAATTGGATCGCAATCCGGCGGAATGGTCGGCTCCCGAGCGCAACCTGGCCAAGGGTCTGGAGCAAAAGGGCGGCGACATCGAAGAAGGCAAGAAGATCGTGCTCGAGCGCGGTTTGAAGAAGGCGCAGATGGAAGACTGCTCGGTGTGCCACTACTAA
- a CDS encoding TAT-variant-translocated molybdopterin oxidoreductase: MADTKNQGFDIAAVREKLAKKSGPEYWRSFEEVAETPEFHAWVEDEFPNRSSLLDINRRDLIKFMGASMMLAGLAGCRSLVLPTEKVVPYVTKPEDIIPGRPLQFATVLGHNQSALGVLVTSYEGRPVKVEGNPNHPQSKGRSSSFAQAAILDMYDPDRAREVHKKNFPSTWDQLGRDADAAFTAAAKDGKAIVILTETIVSPTLKSQITRFQAKYPNAEVMQYDAVSPDNMLEGNRMALGQPALTVPSLDGAEVILAVDADLFGDMPDSVRLASEFAAGRGLENTNRLYAIESTPTLAGAMADHRRAAKPSLVEAYLEALHTAILGGSGSAPTGVDAAFVAKVAADLKGAGKAVVVAGFSVSAAGHAHVAHINDALSGVQYQAPLMPQPGSQLAGLRKLTQQAAKGEVGALVILGGDPVYNAPADLKFAEALSKIPFSVHQTEHYNDTSFLTTYQAPCSHVFEGWGDLRSLDGTVSVQQPLIAPLFNTKTASEMIASLAGRPRTSHELVKETYAPIAKTAAWDKALHDGVIANSGAPKTMAVTGQPGAAPKPANGLEIAFRPDPTLWDGRYANNGWMQELPKPLTTITWDNPALISPRMADQLGIKDGAHIKVVVGDKSVELPALICVGHADDCITLMIGSGRKEVGSVGHGAGVNVNPVRNSAGFWMANGAVELAGGRTDLALTQTHHSMQGRDIVRAFDVEDVRKGTMDIPEHHFDIHTNMYPDTKDEFPWDGAQWAMTIDLNLCTGCNACVTACQAENNIPVVGKLQVLKGREMHWIRIDRYYRVGAGNEAKDPNDQLDPKNHASDVFNGDEISTVMMPLACMHCEIAPCEPVCPVAATVHSHEGLNQMVYNRCVGTRYCSNNCPYKVRRFNFLNYTDNQGQFMDRTEVPYTWTVTSTEKPSGRAMLKLLNNPNVTVRGRGVMEKCTYCVQRINAARIDAKRDKRAIADGEIITACQGACPTNAIVFGNIADANSVVSKNRKNPRNYFLLEELNTRNRTTYLAKMRNPNPEMNNV; the protein is encoded by the coding sequence ATGGCCGACACGAAGAATCAAGGTTTTGACATCGCCGCCGTCCGCGAGAAGCTGGCGAAGAAATCCGGTCCCGAATACTGGCGCAGTTTCGAGGAAGTCGCCGAGACGCCCGAGTTTCATGCCTGGGTGGAAGACGAGTTTCCGAACCGCAGCAGCCTGCTCGACATCAACCGCCGCGACCTGATTAAGTTCATGGGCGCGAGCATGATGCTGGCCGGTCTCGCCGGTTGCCGCTCGCTGGTGCTCCCCACCGAAAAGGTGGTGCCGTACGTCACCAAGCCGGAAGACATTATTCCGGGTCGCCCGCTGCAGTTCGCGACGGTGCTCGGTCACAACCAAAGCGCGCTCGGCGTGCTGGTGACCAGCTACGAAGGTCGCCCGGTGAAGGTGGAAGGCAACCCGAACCACCCGCAAAGCAAGGGTCGCTCGAGCAGTTTTGCTCAAGCCGCGATTCTGGACATGTACGATCCGGACCGCGCGCGTGAAGTTCACAAGAAGAATTTCCCGAGCACCTGGGATCAGCTCGGTCGCGACGCCGATGCTGCATTTACCGCCGCGGCAAAGGACGGCAAGGCGATCGTCATCCTCACCGAGACCATTGTCTCGCCGACGCTGAAGTCGCAGATCACGCGGTTCCAAGCGAAGTACCCGAACGCCGAGGTCATGCAATACGACGCGGTGTCGCCGGACAACATGCTGGAAGGCAACCGCATGGCGCTGGGTCAACCTGCCCTCACGGTGCCGAGCCTCGATGGCGCGGAAGTCATCCTCGCGGTTGACGCCGACCTCTTTGGCGACATGCCGGATTCGGTCCGGTTGGCGAGCGAATTTGCCGCCGGTCGCGGGCTGGAAAATACCAACCGACTTTACGCCATTGAATCCACGCCGACCCTGGCGGGGGCGATGGCCGATCACCGCCGGGCGGCGAAGCCGAGCCTGGTGGAAGCCTATCTCGAGGCTCTGCACACGGCGATCCTGGGCGGAAGCGGGTCCGCGCCGACCGGCGTTGACGCCGCGTTCGTCGCGAAGGTGGCCGCCGATCTCAAGGGCGCCGGAAAGGCCGTCGTGGTCGCTGGGTTCTCGGTGAGCGCCGCGGGCCACGCACACGTCGCGCACATCAACGATGCCTTGAGCGGGGTGCAATACCAAGCGCCGTTAATGCCGCAGCCGGGGAGCCAACTTGCCGGTCTTCGCAAGCTCACGCAGCAAGCCGCCAAGGGCGAAGTCGGCGCGCTCGTGATTTTGGGCGGGGACCCGGTTTACAATGCGCCGGCCGACCTGAAGTTCGCCGAGGCGCTGAGCAAGATTCCGTTTTCGGTTCACCAAACCGAGCACTACAACGACACCAGCTTCCTCACCACGTACCAGGCTCCTTGCAGCCACGTCTTTGAGGGCTGGGGCGATCTCCGTTCCCTCGATGGCACCGTCAGCGTGCAACAGCCGCTCATCGCGCCGCTGTTCAACACGAAGACAGCTTCGGAAATGATCGCGTCGCTGGCGGGTCGTCCGCGTACCAGCCATGAGCTGGTCAAGGAAACCTACGCCCCGATCGCCAAGACGGCGGCTTGGGATAAGGCTTTGCACGACGGCGTGATCGCCAACAGTGGCGCGCCGAAAACCATGGCCGTGACTGGTCAACCAGGCGCGGCGCCGAAGCCGGCCAACGGCCTGGAAATCGCGTTCCGCCCCGACCCCACCCTGTGGGATGGTCGCTACGCCAACAACGGCTGGATGCAAGAACTTCCGAAGCCGCTGACCACGATTACCTGGGATAACCCGGCGCTGATTTCGCCGCGAATGGCGGACCAACTTGGCATCAAGGATGGCGCGCACATCAAGGTGGTGGTCGGCGACAAGTCGGTCGAACTTCCCGCTCTCATTTGCGTTGGCCACGCCGACGACTGCATCACGCTGATGATCGGCTCCGGCCGCAAGGAAGTGGGTTCGGTCGGCCACGGCGCGGGGGTCAACGTCAACCCGGTGCGCAACAGCGCAGGATTTTGGATGGCGAACGGCGCGGTGGAACTCGCCGGCGGTCGCACCGACCTCGCGCTGACTCAGACTCACCACTCCATGCAGGGCCGCGACATCGTTCGCGCGTTCGATGTCGAGGATGTCCGTAAGGGCACGATGGACATTCCGGAGCACCACTTCGATATCCACACCAACATGTATCCCGACACCAAGGACGAGTTTCCTTGGGATGGGGCGCAGTGGGCGATGACCATTGACCTGAACCTGTGTACCGGCTGTAACGCCTGCGTGACGGCTTGCCAAGCGGAAAACAATATTCCCGTGGTCGGCAAGCTCCAGGTGCTCAAGGGTCGCGAAATGCACTGGATCCGCATTGACCGGTACTACCGAGTCGGCGCGGGGAACGAGGCGAAGGACCCGAACGATCAACTCGACCCCAAGAATCACGCGAGCGACGTGTTCAACGGTGACGAAATTTCGACCGTGATGATGCCGCTGGCGTGTATGCACTGCGAAATCGCACCGTGCGAACCGGTTTGTCCGGTCGCGGCGACGGTTCATAGCCATGAAGGACTGAACCAAATGGTTTACAACCGCTGCGTCGGTACCCGCTATTGCTCGAACAACTGCCCCTATAAGGTTCGCCGCTTCAACTTCCTTAACTACACCGACAACCAAGGTCAGTTTATGGATCGCACCGAAGTGCCGTACACCTGGACGGTGACTTCGACCGAAAAGCCGAGCGGACGCGCCATGCTGAAGCTACTCAACAACCCGAACGTCACGGTTCGCGGTCGGGGCGTCATGGAGAAATGTACGTACTGCGTGCAGCGCATCAACGCCGCGCGCATTGATGCCAAGCGCGACAAGCGAGCGATTGCCGACGGCGAGATCATTACGGCTTGCCAGGGAGCTTGCCCGACCAACGCCATCGTGTTCGGAAACATCGCCGACGCGAACAGTGTGGTCAGCAAGAACCGCAAGAATCCTCGCAACTACTTCTTGCTGGAAGAGCTCAACACGCGCAACCGCACCACCTATCTTGCAAAGATGCGAAATCCAAACCCGGAGATGAATAACGTCTAA
- the nrfD gene encoding polysulfide reductase NrfD — protein MAAVEKEPINEPLITGEHTYADFDEQIGRLVLHQSAHGRPWQAMLAIGILGAHLLLLAIGVLLWQGIGVWGNNQPVAWGFDIINFVWWIGIGHAGTLISAVLLLVRQQWRNSINRFAEAMTIFAVMCAGLYPLLHTGRPWVAYWLFPYPNVLAMWPNFRSPLVWDVFAVSTYATISILFWFFGLIPDFATLRDKATTPLVKKIYGLLAMGWRGSAQHWSRYESAYLILAGLSTPLVLSVHSIVSLDFAVSIVPGWNVTLFPPYFVAGAVFAGFAMVLTFAIPLRKIYKLDHLITDLHLDWMAKIMLTTGLIVFYGYLMEVYYSFLGNEYEMFMTSNRFSGPYATLFWLLWFFNGLLPLILFIPKNRRNTKILLLVSTGVSIGMWLERFVIIPMSLHRDYLPSSWQMYYPTVWDIMMFAGTIFFFITLMFLFVRFLPFINIFEVKDLKYRMEKQRDGGGH, from the coding sequence ATGGCTGCCGTCGAAAAGGAACCCATCAACGAGCCGCTCATTACCGGCGAACATACGTACGCCGATTTTGATGAGCAGATCGGGCGACTGGTTCTGCACCAATCGGCGCACGGGCGTCCGTGGCAGGCCATGCTTGCCATCGGCATTCTCGGGGCTCACTTGCTACTGCTCGCCATCGGCGTGCTGCTGTGGCAAGGCATCGGCGTCTGGGGGAACAACCAGCCGGTTGCCTGGGGCTTCGACATCATCAACTTCGTCTGGTGGATCGGGATTGGTCACGCCGGAACGCTAATTTCCGCCGTCTTGCTGCTGGTTCGCCAGCAGTGGCGCAACTCCATCAACCGCTTCGCGGAAGCTATGACGATCTTCGCCGTTATGTGCGCGGGTCTGTATCCGCTGTTGCACACCGGGCGGCCCTGGGTCGCCTACTGGCTGTTCCCGTATCCGAACGTGCTGGCGATGTGGCCCAACTTCCGCAGCCCGCTCGTGTGGGACGTGTTCGCCGTTTCGACGTACGCGACGATCTCGATCTTGTTCTGGTTCTTCGGCCTGATTCCCGACTTCGCGACTCTGCGCGATAAGGCGACCACGCCGCTGGTCAAGAAGATTTATGGCTTGCTCGCCATGGGTTGGCGCGGTTCGGCGCAACACTGGAGCCGCTACGAATCGGCGTACCTTATCTTGGCTGGCCTCTCGACTCCGCTGGTTCTGTCGGTTCACTCCATCGTGTCCCTCGACTTCGCCGTGTCGATCGTGCCGGGCTGGAACGTAACCCTGTTCCCGCCGTACTTCGTCGCGGGCGCCGTGTTTGCCGGGTTCGCCATGGTGCTTACCTTCGCGATTCCGCTCCGCAAGATTTACAAACTGGATCACCTGATCACGGACCTCCACCTCGACTGGATGGCCAAGATCATGTTGACCACCGGCCTCATCGTGTTCTACGGCTACCTCATGGAAGTCTATTACTCCTTCCTGGGGAATGAGTACGAAATGTTCATGACGTCGAACCGCTTCAGCGGTCCCTACGCCACGCTGTTCTGGTTGCTGTGGTTCTTCAACGGCCTGTTGCCGCTAATCCTGTTCATTCCCAAGAATCGCCGCAATACGAAAATCTTGTTGCTGGTCTCGACGGGGGTCTCGATTGGCATGTGGCTGGAACGCTTCGTCATCATTCCGATGAGCTTGCACCGGGATTATCTGCCCTCCAGTTGGCAGATGTACTATCCCACCGTGTGGGACATCATGATGTTCGCCGGCACCATCTTCTTCTTCATCACTCTGATGTTCCTGTTCGTGCGATTCCTGCCGTTCATCAACATCTTTGAAGTGAAGGACCTGAAATACCGCATGGAAAAGCAACGTGATGGAGGCGGGCACTAA
- a CDS encoding DUF3341 domain-containing protein has product MGHGHEPKDLLYGISAEFDHADDLMRAANRAREAGYKVMDAYTPFPIHGLDEAIGFRDSKVAYSIFFAGLAGFLGGLALTYYTSVIDYPLNIGGRPKFSWPSFFPIMYECTILLAGITAVFGCLAFNGLPRPNHPVFNANNFERASQDRFFLCIERKDEAFDKVETKKFMDSLGAIKVDFVYADEEGW; this is encoded by the coding sequence ATGGGCCACGGACACGAGCCCAAGGACCTGTTGTATGGCATCTCGGCGGAGTTTGATCACGCCGATGACCTGATGCGAGCCGCGAATCGCGCTCGCGAGGCGGGTTACAAGGTGATGGATGCCTACACTCCGTTCCCGATTCACGGGCTGGATGAGGCGATCGGCTTCCGCGATTCGAAAGTTGCGTATAGCATCTTCTTCGCGGGTCTAGCGGGCTTCCTCGGTGGGCTCGCGCTGACCTACTACACGTCGGTCATTGACTATCCGCTCAACATTGGCGGTCGCCCGAAGTTCAGCTGGCCGAGTTTCTTCCCCATCATGTACGAGTGCACGATTCTGCTTGCAGGGATCACCGCCGTGTTCGGTTGCTTGGCCTTTAACGGGCTGCCGCGACCTAACCACCCGGTGTTCAACGCGAACAATTTTGAACGCGCCTCGCAAGACCGCTTCTTCCTGTGCATCGAGCGCAAGGACGAGGCCTTTGACAAGGTGGAAACCAAGAAGTTTATGGACTCGCTCGGAGCGATTAAGGTCGACTTTGTCTACGCCGACGAGGAGGGCTGGTAA
- a CDS encoding cytochrome c codes for MNAKHGLLIGAAAVMLAGCHTDMWTQPKVTTYKESEMFEDGKSARPLEAGVVARGHLKTDKARFQGRDAAGGFVTAMPETLTIWNKKVSTSKDLKVVLKHGQERFDIYCSHCHGKLGDGNGMITQRGLVLRRKPASYHDDRLRKMPIGYFYHVMTDGFGTMFAQAPRVSVDDRWAIAAYIRVLQASQDVDPNSLTPEERAMVDKKEEAATHAEGEGH; via the coding sequence ATGAACGCGAAACACGGACTTTTGATCGGGGCGGCGGCGGTGATGCTGGCCGGTTGCCACACCGACATGTGGACTCAACCTAAGGTGACCACCTATAAGGAGTCGGAGATGTTTGAAGACGGCAAGTCGGCGCGGCCGCTGGAAGCGGGCGTGGTGGCGCGCGGCCATCTGAAAACGGACAAGGCGCGATTCCAGGGCCGCGACGCGGCGGGCGGATTCGTGACGGCGATGCCGGAAACCCTGACGATTTGGAATAAGAAGGTGAGCACGAGCAAGGACCTCAAGGTGGTGCTCAAGCACGGCCAAGAGCGCTTCGACATCTACTGCTCGCACTGTCACGGCAAGCTCGGCGACGGGAACGGCATGATCACGCAGCGCGGTTTGGTGTTGCGACGCAAGCCGGCCTCGTACCACGACGATCGCCTGCGCAAGATGCCGATCGGCTATTTTTATCACGTGATGACGGACGGCTTCGGAACGATGTTCGCCCAAGCACCGCGTGTTTCGGTGGATGATCGCTGGGCGATCGCCGCCTACATTCGAGTTCTGCAAGCCTCGCAAGACGTGGACCCGAACTCACTCACTCCGGAAGAACGAGCTATGGTGGACAAGAAGGAAGAAGCGGCGACGCACGCCGAAGGAGAAGGGCACTAA
- a CDS encoding SCO family protein produces MKDKLGAAGFWGALILVLAMIGLTIWFPARGKAKAMDNQMGVNEQLKRVLPSGLRFTNETGEKVLLSSYLNKGRPLLLVPMFYDCKGACMAISEATIEAAIGIPQTTGTLYDIVVFSLDPTETSVDALKRRDYMLEWYGKKTPRPNAEKGWHCLVGDEDSIKSLTDSIGYKFTRDKKTGLINHPAAVVVVSPEGIVSQYFYGTEYPSKLVAQSLNAAKENKIENLTQQRVLIGCFQYNPITKQYVLVASDALKWAAISMVIATFLGIMYLSIRYRTTPVPANHKVKEEQHGE; encoded by the coding sequence GTGAAGGACAAACTCGGCGCCGCTGGATTCTGGGGAGCACTTATCCTGGTGCTCGCCATGATCGGCCTGACCATCTGGTTCCCGGCGCGTGGCAAAGCCAAGGCGATGGATAACCAAATGGGCGTGAACGAGCAACTGAAGCGCGTTCTTCCTTCGGGCTTGCGGTTCACCAACGAGACCGGCGAAAAGGTGCTGCTAAGCAGCTACCTCAACAAGGGTCGCCCGCTGTTGCTCGTGCCGATGTTCTACGACTGCAAGGGCGCGTGCATGGCGATTTCCGAGGCCACGATTGAAGCCGCGATTGGCATTCCGCAAACCACGGGCACCCTCTACGACATCGTGGTCTTCAGCCTGGACCCGACCGAAACCTCGGTCGACGCGCTGAAGCGTCGCGACTACATGCTGGAATGGTACGGCAAAAAGACGCCGCGACCGAACGCCGAAAAGGGCTGGCACTGCTTGGTTGGCGACGAAGATTCGATCAAGAGTCTCACCGACAGCATCGGCTACAAGTTCACGCGCGACAAAAAGACCGGCCTGATCAATCACCCCGCCGCGGTTGTGGTGGTGAGTCCTGAAGGCATTGTTTCGCAGTACTTCTACGGCACGGAATACCCGTCCAAACTCGTCGCGCAGAGCCTCAACGCGGCGAAGGAAAACAAGATTGAAAACCTCACTCAGCAACGAGTGCTGATCGGTTGTTTCCAATACAACCCGATCACCAAGCAATACGTGCTGGTGGCGAGCGACGCACTGAAATGGGCCGCGATCTCCATGGTGATCGCAACTTTCCTCGGCATTATGTATCTCTCAATTCGGTATCGTACGACTCCGGTTCCCGCCAACCACAAGGTGAAGGAGGAGCAGCATGGAGAATAA
- the coxB gene encoding cytochrome c oxidase subunit II, with protein sequence MQPPRASNWADSVDLMFYVITALTVVFTILVAIMLFYSIIKYRRGKVADRSNPVHDHQVVEALWTGLPLILALGIFFWSTAVYVKMRNMPDHAYEAFVIGKQWMWHVQHPNGIRENNELTVPIGQPVKLTMISQDVIHAFYIPAFRMQYHVIPGRYTSMWFTPTKTGEFHLFCNMLCGVQHSEMIGKVNVLSPAEFAKWMEKAGNRFRPTASTVAEKGKQLYDDMKCGTCHVDRDIENGPTLYGIFGATRATNVGNVVADEDYLRESLINPYNKLTKGYGNTMPVYKYKEAINEEQIRQLIEYMKTLGAAPGAQR encoded by the coding sequence ATGCAGCCGCCGAGGGCCTCCAACTGGGCCGACTCGGTCGACTTGATGTTCTATGTCATCACGGCCCTCACGGTCGTGTTCACCATCCTCGTCGCGATCATGCTGTTCTACAGCATCATCAAGTACCGACGCGGAAAGGTCGCCGACCGATCGAACCCGGTGCACGATCACCAAGTGGTGGAAGCGCTTTGGACGGGCTTGCCGCTTATCCTGGCGCTGGGCATCTTCTTCTGGAGCACCGCCGTGTACGTCAAGATGCGCAATATGCCCGACCACGCTTACGAAGCCTTTGTCATCGGCAAGCAGTGGATGTGGCACGTGCAGCACCCCAACGGCATTCGCGAAAACAACGAGCTCACGGTGCCGATCGGCCAGCCAGTCAAGCTCACCATGATCTCGCAAGACGTGATCCACGCGTTCTACATTCCGGCGTTCCGAATGCAGTATCACGTGATTCCGGGCCGCTACACGAGCATGTGGTTCACCCCGACCAAAACCGGCGAATTCCACCTGTTCTGCAACATGCTTTGCGGCGTGCAGCACTCGGAAATGATCGGCAAGGTTAACGTGTTGAGCCCGGCCGAATTCGCTAAATGGATGGAAAAAGCGGGCAACCGATTTAGGCCGACCGCCTCTACTGTCGCCGAGAAAGGCAAGCAACTGTACGACGATATGAAGTGCGGCACCTGCCACGTCGATCGCGATATCGAGAACGGTCCAACGCTTTACGGCATTTTTGGAGCCACCCGCGCCACCAACGTGGGCAACGTGGTGGCCGACGAGGACTATCTGCGCGAGTCGCTGATCAACCCGTACAACAAGCTCACCAAGGGCTACGGCAACACCATGCCGGTTTACAAGTACAAGGAAGCGATCAACGAAGAGCAGATTCGTCAACTCATCGAATACATGAAGACTCTGGGCGCTGCGCCGGGAGCACAACGCTAA
- a CDS encoding cbb3-type cytochrome c oxidase subunit I, with translation MSTTISNPSTAKGAPEPNPNEKPVNYINVSHTLSSWLLTKDHKRIALLYLFSVSIFFAIGGLAAGMIRAELLFPRGSLLQSEGYNRMFTAHGAIMIFFFLLVAIPAILGNFLIPLMIGARDLAFPRLNLLSWYLYLLGGTFGVLGMIFGGVDVGWTFYTPLSSMYSNGQVTLVIMGAFIAGFSSIATAVNFIATIHKMRAPGMTWDRLPLYVWGHYATSIIIILGTPVVAMTLLLVVLERTFGIGFFSPELGGDPVLFQHMFWFYSHPAVYIMILPGFSVISEIIACFSRKRIFGYHFVAFSSMAIAGLGFLVWGHHMYVAGQSMYQGTVFSLLSFLVAIPSAVKVFNWAATMYKGSVILEAPMIYALGFLGLFTVGGLTGLYLAAMAVDVHLTATYFIVAHFHYVMVGGTVLAFLGGIHFWWPKMTGKMFHRGYAKYNAVLVFVGFNLTFLPQFAAGFLGMPRRYHYYPEEYQVWMVISSFGALALGASLIFPVFYLLHSWKKGEDAGPNPWGAKGLEWECAASPPDPHNFLVTPIVTEEAYNYDAEAEERELAAAARGETL, from the coding sequence ATGAGCACTACGATCAGCAATCCATCGACCGCCAAGGGCGCGCCGGAACCGAATCCGAACGAGAAGCCGGTCAACTATATCAACGTGAGCCACACGTTGTCCAGTTGGCTGCTCACCAAGGACCACAAGCGGATCGCGCTGCTCTATCTGTTCTCGGTCTCCATCTTCTTTGCGATTGGTGGCTTGGCCGCGGGCATGATCCGGGCGGAACTCCTCTTCCCGCGCGGCTCGCTCCTTCAATCCGAAGGCTACAACCGCATGTTTACGGCGCACGGCGCCATCATGATCTTCTTCTTCCTGCTGGTCGCCATTCCGGCGATCCTCGGGAACTTCTTGATCCCGCTGATGATCGGCGCGCGTGACCTCGCGTTCCCTCGTTTGAACCTGCTAAGTTGGTACCTGTACCTGCTCGGCGGTACGTTCGGCGTGCTCGGCATGATCTTTGGCGGCGTGGACGTCGGCTGGACGTTCTACACTCCGCTGAGCTCGATGTACTCTAACGGCCAGGTGACGCTCGTCATCATGGGCGCGTTCATCGCCGGCTTCAGTAGCATCGCCACCGCGGTCAACTTCATCGCCACTATCCACAAGATGCGGGCGCCCGGCATGACCTGGGATCGGCTGCCACTGTACGTGTGGGGCCACTACGCGACCAGCATCATCATCATCCTGGGAACACCCGTTGTCGCGATGACGCTGCTGCTCGTGGTGCTCGAACGCACGTTCGGCATCGGCTTCTTTAGCCCCGAACTCGGCGGCGACCCGGTGCTGTTCCAGCATATGTTTTGGTTCTATTCGCACCCGGCGGTGTATATCATGATCCTGCCCGGCTTCAGCGTGATCTCGGAGATCATTGCCTGCTTCAGCCGAAAGCGGATTTTTGGTTACCACTTCGTTGCCTTTAGCTCGATGGCCATCGCCGGCCTCGGCTTCTTGGTGTGGGGTCACCACATGTATGTGGCTGGTCAATCCATGTACCAGGGCACGGTCTTCTCGTTGCTCAGCTTCTTGGTGGCCATCCCCTCGGCGGTCAAGGTCTTTAACTGGGCCGCGACCATGTACAAGGGTTCGGTCATTCTAGAAGCGCCGATGATCTACGCTCTCGGCTTCCTGGGGCTGTTTACCGTCGGTGGTCTCACCGGTCTGTACCTCGCCGCCATGGCGGTGGACGTCCACCTGACCGCAACCTACTTCATCGTCGCGCACTTCCACTACGTCATGGTCGGCGGAACGGTGCTTGCCTTCCTCGGCGGGATCCACTTCTGGTGGCCCAAGATGACCGGGAAAATGTTCCACCGGGGCTACGCCAAGTACAACGCGGTGCTCGTGTTCGTGGGCTTCAACCTCACGTTCTTGCCGCAGTTTGCCGCGGGCTTCCTGGGCATGCCGCGACGCTACCACTACTATCCGGAAGAGTATCAAGTCTGGATGGTCATCTCGTCGTTCGGCGCGCTTGCCCTGGGGGCAAGCCTCATCTTCCCGGTCTTCTACTTGCTGCATAGCTGGAAGAAGGGCGAAGATGCGGGCCCGAACCCGTGGGGCGCGAAGGGTCTGGAGTGGGAATGTGCTGCTTCACCGCCCGATCCGCACAACTTCTTGGTCACCCCGATTGTCACCGAAGAGGCTTACAACTACGATGCCGAAGCGGAAGAGCGTGAGCTCGCCGCCGCGGCCCGAGGAGAAACGCTCTAA
- a CDS encoding cytochrome c oxidase subunit 3, giving the protein MSHAIEHNHGHGNEEVFEQFENIDQQQRTYVLGMWSFLVTEVMFFGVIFMAYFLYRWKYQAQFYHLHEELNIALGGLNTANLLFSSLAVVLAVRHAQLGENKKVIKWLGVTILCGFIFMGIKAIEYKAKYDHGIFMLIPGGTFEWHDPMVNAGIAKLFFSLYFAATGLHGVHVVIGIIIFTVLAGLYAKNHKLVRNDYIPLELCGLYWHFVDLVWIFLYPLFYLIPK; this is encoded by the coding sequence ATGTCGCACGCAATTGAACACAATCACGGGCACGGCAACGAAGAAGTCTTCGAGCAGTTCGAGAATATCGATCAGCAGCAGCGGACCTACGTGCTCGGCATGTGGTCGTTCCTTGTCACCGAGGTCATGTTCTTCGGCGTCATCTTTATGGCGTACTTCCTCTACCGATGGAAGTACCAAGCCCAGTTCTATCATCTGCACGAGGAACTAAACATCGCCTTGGGCGGCCTCAACACGGCCAACCTGCTGTTTAGCTCGCTCGCCGTGGTTCTGGCGGTTCGCCATGCCCAGCTCGGTGAGAACAAGAAGGTGATCAAGTGGCTCGGCGTCACGATTCTCTGCGGCTTTATCTTCATGGGCATCAAAGCCATTGAGTACAAAGCCAAATACGATCACGGCATCTTCATGCTCATTCCGGGCGGCACGTTCGAATGGCATGATCCGATGGTCAACGCGGGCATCGCCAAGCTGTTCTTTAGCCTGTACTTCGCCGCGACCGGCCTCCACGGGGTGCACGTCGTCATCGGCATTATCATCTTCACCGTGCTCGCGGGGCTCTATGCCAAAAACCACAAACTGGTGCGCAACGACTACATCCCGCTCGAACTCTGCGGTCTGTATTGGCACTTCGTCGACCTTGTGTGGATCTTCTTGTATCCGCTCTTCTATCTGATTCCTAAGTAA